From one Kiritimatiellia bacterium genomic stretch:
- a CDS encoding efflux RND transporter permease subunit has protein sequence MNLPEFGVKRPITNLMIFIGIIIISLYSITRLGVDLMPEIEPPSISVISTYSGASPEDVEIRVTEPLENQLASTPGVEKITSRSLEGVSAITLKFIWGINLDEASNDIRDRIDRAKRLLPDIPDEMDNPFIFKFNTAMMPIMHLGITADQSYPGLYDLIDRQVADPLRQIPGVGTVQLMGGLERQINVWIDRNRLDSYNLSILDVQNAILRENITQPVGNIKSGMTDYLVRLPGEFTDPGEVNAIILGRHEDRLVYMRDVARVEDGFKEVSRLSRINRHRGMALSVQKQTGVNTVKVAEKVKKKIRELERQMPPDVKFHLIMDSSEDIMYSINSLTGTLRLAALLVVFVTWFFLRKFRSSIIIALTIPFSILLAFTYLFMSNRTINVIGLTAMTIAIGMVVDNAVVIVDNITRHLERGERPAEAAIFGTREMFLSVAASTATTLVVFLPLLFVTGLVGIMFKELSAIICITLLASLFTATTFTPMICSRWLKRNRPREGALPPREKTRDGVLARLRGTVGRSHLGFASVVAGVYDISERWFTALENRYALILAWSLRRRRPVIASFALAFLSSLALLPFIGSEFIPEEDAGMLSVSAELPVGTRIEETDKTAGMIEDIIEKEVPEKIAFMIRFGQGGGIGAVFGGRSGSHVVSGGVKVTRKEKRKRSSMEITQAVREKLKNLPGVLRTDITTGNPLGRLISGTGGKSIQIEIIGHDLDQTDAAAARIKDIMEKTPGAVDVSVSRDRRKPELKIEIDREKAAALGLNMDTIADTLKTAIEGSTATKYRESGRTYDIYVRLEETCRSRPEDIENLMVVSPFTGKQIRMSNFTRVREITGPIEIERQNRERVVRVECNAHGRSTGEVVADLKKQTARVSLPAALTVNFAGDIEEQSKAFRDLALLLLLGIALVYMVMAAQFESLLDPFIIMFAVPFTFTGVILGFFVTGTTLSMITFLGLVMLIGIVVNNAIVLISYINILRARGFTMYAAVTEGGRLRLRPVMMTTLTTLAGMLPLALSRGQGSEIWQPLGITMVSGLSVTTFITMIFVPILYAILEEKVRKK, from the coding sequence ATGAATCTTCCTGAATTTGGCGTCAAGCGGCCGATAACGAACCTGATGATTTTTATCGGGATCATCATTATTTCGTTGTACAGCATAACCAGGCTGGGCGTGGACCTGATGCCCGAGATTGAGCCGCCCTCCATCTCGGTCATTTCCACTTATTCCGGCGCCAGTCCCGAAGACGTTGAAATCAGGGTTACCGAGCCGCTTGAAAACCAGTTGGCCAGCACGCCGGGGGTTGAAAAAATAACTTCCCGCTCCCTGGAAGGCGTCTCGGCCATTACGCTTAAATTCATCTGGGGCATCAATCTGGACGAGGCGTCCAACGATATTCGCGACCGCATTGACCGCGCCAAGCGGCTCCTGCCCGACATCCCGGACGAGATGGACAACCCCTTCATTTTCAAGTTCAATACCGCCATGATGCCGATCATGCACCTGGGCATCACCGCGGATCAGAGTTATCCCGGCCTCTACGACCTGATTGACCGCCAGGTCGCCGATCCGCTGCGCCAGATTCCCGGGGTGGGCACGGTCCAGCTCATGGGCGGCCTGGAAAGGCAAATCAACGTCTGGATTGACCGCAACCGGCTGGATAGTTACAACCTGTCCATCCTTGACGTGCAGAACGCCATTTTGCGGGAAAATATCACCCAGCCGGTCGGCAACATAAAGTCCGGAATGACCGACTATCTCGTCCGGCTGCCCGGGGAATTCACCGATCCCGGCGAAGTAAACGCCATTATTCTCGGCCGGCATGAGGACCGGCTTGTTTACATGCGGGACGTGGCGCGGGTGGAGGACGGCTTCAAGGAGGTTTCGCGCCTTTCCCGTATCAACCGGCACCGCGGCATGGCTTTGTCGGTCCAGAAACAGACCGGCGTCAATACGGTGAAGGTGGCGGAAAAGGTTAAGAAAAAAATTAGGGAGCTGGAAAGGCAAATGCCGCCGGACGTCAAGTTCCACCTGATTATGGACAGTTCCGAGGATATCATGTATTCCATCAATTCGCTGACCGGAACGCTCCGGTTGGCCGCCCTGCTGGTGGTGTTCGTAACCTGGTTCTTTCTCAGAAAATTCCGTTCCAGCATAATTATCGCGCTGACAATCCCGTTTTCCATTCTGCTGGCCTTCACCTATCTCTTCATGAGCAACCGGACGATCAACGTCATTGGCCTGACGGCCATGACCATTGCCATCGGCATGGTGGTGGACAACGCGGTCGTGATTGTTGATAATATCACGCGCCACCTGGAGCGCGGCGAGCGTCCGGCGGAGGCCGCCATTTTCGGAACGCGCGAAATGTTTCTTTCGGTCGCCGCCTCAACCGCAACCACCCTGGTCGTGTTTCTGCCCCTGCTGTTTGTAACCGGCCTGGTGGGCATCATGTTCAAGGAGCTCTCGGCCATCATCTGCATCACCCTGCTGGCCTCGCTTTTCACCGCCACCACCTTTACCCCGATGATTTGTTCCCGGTGGCTGAAGCGAAACCGTCCCCGGGAGGGCGCTTTGCCGCCGCGCGAGAAAACGCGGGACGGGGTGTTGGCCCGGTTGCGCGGGACGGTCGGCCGCTCCCATCTGGGATTTGCAAGCGTTGTCGCCGGTGTTTATGACATTTCGGAAAGGTGGTTTACCGCCCTGGAAAACCGCTATGCCCTCATCCTGGCCTGGAGTCTTCGCCGCCGCAGGCCGGTGATCGCCAGTTTTGCGCTCGCTTTCCTTTCAAGCCTTGCGTTGCTCCCCTTCATTGGCAGCGAGTTTATTCCTGAGGAGGACGCCGGAATGCTGAGCGTCAGCGCGGAACTGCCGGTCGGCACGCGGATTGAGGAAACCGACAAGACGGCCGGCATGATAGAGGATATCATTGAAAAGGAAGTGCCCGAAAAAATCGCCTTTATGATCCGTTTTGGCCAGGGCGGCGGCATAGGAGCGGTGTTCGGAGGCCGCTCCGGCAGCCACGTGGTTTCCGGCGGCGTCAAAGTAACCCGCAAGGAAAAACGCAAAAGGTCATCCATGGAAATAACGCAGGCGGTCAGGGAAAAATTAAAAAATCTTCCCGGCGTGCTGCGCACCGATATCACCACCGGCAATCCGCTTGGCCGGCTGATAAGCGGCACCGGCGGCAAATCAATCCAGATTGAAATCATCGGGCATGATCTGGACCAAACCGACGCGGCGGCTGCGCGGATCAAGGACATCATGGAAAAAACGCCGGGCGCGGTGGACGTAAGCGTCTCGCGCGACCGCCGCAAACCGGAGCTCAAGATAGAAATTGACCGGGAAAAAGCGGCGGCGCTCGGGCTCAACATGGATACCATCGCCGATACGCTGAAGACCGCAATTGAAGGCTCCACCGCCACCAAGTACCGCGAGAGCGGACGCACTTATGATATTTACGTGCGGCTGGAAGAAACCTGCCGTTCGCGTCCCGAAGACATTGAAAACCTGATGGTCGTTTCGCCGTTTACCGGCAAGCAGATCAGAATGTCCAATTTCACCAGGGTGCGCGAAATCACCGGGCCGATTGAGATTGAGCGCCAGAACCGGGAGCGCGTTGTGCGGGTTGAATGCAACGCGCACGGACGTTCCACCGGCGAAGTCGTGGCCGACCTCAAAAAACAGACCGCCCGGGTCAGCCTGCCGGCGGCCCTGACGGTCAATTTTGCCGGCGACATAGAGGAGCAGTCCAAGGCTTTTCGCGACCTGGCTCTGCTGCTCCTTCTGGGAATTGCCCTGGTTTACATGGTCATGGCCGCCCAGTTTGAGTCCCTGCTTGACCCGTTCATCATCATGTTTGCAGTGCCTTTTACTTTTACGGGGGTTATTCTCGGTTTTTTCGTCACCGGCACCACGCTCAGCATGATCACTTTTCTGGGGCTGGTCATGCTCATCGGGATTGTGGTCAACAACGCCATTGTGCTGATCAGTTATATCAATATTCTCCGGGCGCGCGGTTTCACCATGTACGCGGCCGTCACCGAGGGCGGCCGGCTGCGCCTGCGCCCGGTCATGATGACCACGCTGACCACACTGGCCGGCATGCTGCCGCTGGCCTTGTCGCGCGGCCAGGGTTCTGAAATATGGCAGCCGCTCGGTATAACCATGGTCTCCGGCCTGTCGGTTACAACCTTCATCACCATGATTTTTGTGCCTATTCTTTATGCCATACTGGAAGAGAAGGTCAGGAAGAAATAA
- a CDS encoding class I mannose-6-phosphate isomerase, with product MENIPLYPLLFQPVYKDYIWGGNKIASYYKRDLPPGVYAESWEIADRPEGMSVVTNGPLAGRDLFSLMKLYGEKLTGAHFAEFPLLVKIIDAREKLSVQVHPDENGVKTVGGDAKSEMWYVLAAEPNAEIYAGLKPGITTENFKDALAKGKTGDLLRTVPVVKGDVVYIPGGRIHAIGPGCMILEVQQNSNTTFRLFDWNRLGRDGKPRALQINKAVKAIHWQDPDSPKIDLAKHPPQFDRNGNATVELLKTPFFRFEKITAAKSLDGATDNRTFHILFTEEGQAELAAGSMKIPLEAGKTVFIPAALSNYVLTTAGGGTATILRVSLPT from the coding sequence ATGGAAAACATTCCTTTATATCCGCTCCTATTTCAGCCCGTTTATAAGGATTACATCTGGGGCGGGAATAAAATCGCCTCGTATTACAAGCGCGACCTGCCGCCCGGCGTTTATGCCGAATCGTGGGAAATCGCCGACCGGCCGGAAGGCATGAGCGTGGTAACCAATGGTCCGCTGGCCGGCCGCGATTTGTTCAGCCTGATGAAACTTTACGGCGAAAAACTGACCGGCGCGCATTTTGCGGAATTCCCCCTGCTGGTTAAAATCATTGACGCCCGTGAAAAACTGAGCGTGCAGGTTCACCCGGATGAAAACGGCGTAAAAACTGTCGGCGGCGACGCCAAGTCCGAAATGTGGTACGTGCTGGCGGCCGAGCCGAACGCGGAAATCTACGCGGGATTGAAACCGGGCATAACCACTGAAAACTTCAAAGACGCCCTCGCCAAGGGCAAAACAGGCGACCTGTTGCGAACCGTGCCGGTGGTTAAGGGCGACGTGGTCTACATACCGGGCGGAAGAATTCACGCGATCGGCCCGGGCTGTATGATCCTGGAAGTGCAGCAGAATTCCAACACCACTTTCCGCCTCTTTGACTGGAACCGTCTCGGCCGCGACGGCAAACCACGCGCCCTGCAGATAAACAAGGCCGTCAAAGCCATCCACTGGCAAGATCCGGACTCGCCGAAAATTGACCTCGCCAAGCATCCGCCGCAATTTGACCGGAACGGCAACGCCACGGTGGAACTGTTGAAAACTCCTTTCTTCAGGTTTGAAAAAATCACCGCGGCCAAATCGCTGGATGGCGCCACCGACAACAGGACGTTTCATATCCTGTTTACAGAGGAAGGGCAGGCGGAACTGGCGGCCGGCTCAATGAAAATACCGCTGGAGGCGGGCAAGACCGTCTTTATTCCGGCCGCTTTGTCCAATTATGTCCTGACAACCGCCGGCGGCGGAACTGCCACGATACTGCGGGTCAGCCTGCCGACATAA
- the rfbC gene encoding dTDP-4-dehydrorhamnose 3,5-epimerase: MRFIPTSIKGVILIEPETFGDRRGFFMETYRRDLFRQNGMDVEFVQWNHSLSVKNTLRGMHYQAEKPQGKLVRVVRGEVYDVAVDIRFGSPTFGGWIAKVLSAENKKQLFVPAGFAHGFCVLSETAEFIYACTAYYHPQGEKGVIWNDPDLNIPWPVKNPLLSEKDKRYPQLKDIGRDFVYQQNISPPAPLETQSARR; the protein is encoded by the coding sequence ATGAGATTTATACCGACAAGCATTAAAGGGGTAATCCTGATTGAACCCGAAACGTTCGGCGACCGGCGCGGTTTTTTCATGGAAACGTACCGGCGCGATTTGTTCCGTCAAAACGGCATGGACGTTGAATTTGTGCAGTGGAATCATTCCCTGAGCGTTAAAAATACCCTCCGCGGAATGCATTATCAGGCGGAAAAACCGCAGGGCAAACTGGTGCGGGTCGTCCGGGGCGAGGTTTACGACGTGGCCGTGGATATCCGCTTCGGCTCGCCCACCTTCGGCGGATGGATCGCCAAAGTTCTTTCGGCGGAAAACAAAAAACAGCTTTTCGTGCCGGCCGGTTTCGCGCATGGTTTCTGCGTCTTGAGCGAAACGGCGGAATTCATTTACGCCTGCACCGCTTATTACCATCCGCAGGGCGAAAAAGGCGTTATCTGGAACGACCCGGATTTGAACATCCCCTGGCCGGTAAAAAACCCGCTCCTTTCCGAAAAGGACAAACGTTATCCGCAGTTGAAGGATATTGGCCGGGATTTTGTGTATCAGCAGAATATATCACCGCCCGCTCCGCTGGAGACACAGAGTGCGCGGAGATAA
- a CDS encoding efflux RND transporter periplasmic adaptor subunit, producing the protein MVLTLCDCKGKGDSKAVANEAVAVRCLRVEARDIKRTLDYAASIKAQDDAQVYPKVTGKILEKLKEEGAPVEKGEIIAYIDRDEIGFTFEKSPVDSPLAGIVGTVYVDLGDSVSPQTAVAFVVDIDNVRVNLDVPEKYFPVIKIDQKAEVAVDAFPKQTFTGRVSKISPIVDILTRTAPVEIFIPNPEHKLMPGMFARVKLILEEKKKTLLVPKESVLGHSRETIVYVVEGDSARRRAVKTGFRFGGEVEIAEGLRAGETIVIMGQQRLRDGAKVIAEQELR; encoded by the coding sequence CCTGCGGGTTGAGGCGCGCGATATAAAGCGGACGCTGGATTACGCCGCCAGCATCAAGGCCCAGGACGACGCGCAGGTCTATCCAAAAGTTACCGGTAAAATCCTGGAAAAATTGAAAGAAGAGGGCGCGCCCGTGGAAAAAGGCGAGATAATCGCCTATATTGACCGGGACGAAATCGGTTTTACATTTGAAAAGTCGCCGGTGGATTCGCCGCTGGCCGGTATTGTCGGCACGGTCTATGTTGATTTGGGCGACAGCGTCTCCCCGCAGACGGCCGTGGCCTTTGTGGTGGATATTGACAACGTGCGCGTCAACCTGGACGTGCCCGAAAAATATTTTCCCGTTATAAAGATTGACCAGAAAGCGGAAGTTGCGGTGGACGCTTTCCCGAAACAGACTTTTACCGGCAGGGTTTCCAAAATCAGCCCGATCGTTGACATCCTGACGCGCACGGCGCCGGTGGAAATTTTCATCCCCAATCCCGAACACAAGCTGATGCCGGGCATGTTCGCGCGCGTGAAGCTGATTCTGGAAGAAAAGAAAAAAACATTACTTGTCCCGAAGGAATCCGTTCTGGGGCATTCCCGGGAAACGATTGTTTACGTGGTTGAGGGGGATAGCGCCCGCCGGCGCGCGGTGAAAACCGGTTTCAGGTTCGGCGGGGAGGTTGAGATCGCAGAGGGGTTGCGGGCCGGCGAAACGATCGTGATCATGGGCCAGCAGAGACTGCGCGACGGCGCGAAAGTGATTGCGGAACAAGAACTTCGGTAA
- the rfbD gene encoding dTDP-4-dehydrorhamnose reductase: MNTTIAITGGRGMLGSDLAAVLEKAGYQTRALDLPDFDLADPVRLKQGLDGVEIVVNCAAFTNVDQAEDAPETAMHINAEAVGNLGVWAKERNAYLIHISTDFVFDGESARPYLETDMPRPINVYGQSKLKGEELLRQSGCRCAIVRVQWSYGKHGVNFVAKLLERSRGGGALKVVNDQTGAPTWTLDMARAINSLLRERPEGIFHFANAGYATRYETAMFIARKMRLPNPIKPCASSEFPAKARRPKNSRFCTDKIQALLDHEIRSWEEALDAFLQNRAS, encoded by the coding sequence ATGAATACAACCATCGCAATTACCGGCGGCAGGGGAATGCTTGGGTCCGACCTGGCCGCCGTCCTTGAAAAAGCCGGCTATCAGACGCGCGCCCTGGATTTGCCGGATTTTGACCTGGCCGATCCCGTCCGCCTGAAACAGGGGCTGGACGGGGTTGAGATCGTCGTCAATTGCGCCGCCTTCACCAACGTGGACCAGGCCGAGGACGCGCCGGAAACGGCCATGCATATAAACGCCGAGGCCGTCGGCAATCTGGGCGTCTGGGCCAAAGAACGGAACGCCTACCTGATTCATATTTCAACCGATTTCGTGTTTGACGGCGAAAGCGCGCGGCCTTATCTGGAAACGGACATGCCACGCCCCATAAACGTCTATGGACAGTCCAAGCTGAAAGGCGAGGAATTGCTCCGGCAGAGCGGCTGCCGCTGCGCAATTGTGCGCGTGCAATGGAGTTACGGAAAACACGGCGTTAATTTCGTCGCCAAACTGTTGGAACGCTCCCGCGGAGGCGGGGCATTGAAGGTGGTAAACGACCAGACCGGCGCGCCGACCTGGACGCTTGACATGGCCCGGGCGATCAACAGCCTGTTGCGCGAGCGCCCGGAAGGCATATTTCATTTCGCCAACGCCGGTTACGCCACCCGCTATGAAACGGCCATGTTCATTGCGCGAAAAATGCGTTTACCCAATCCTATAAAACCCTGCGCCAGCTCCGAATTCCCGGCAAAGGCGCGCCGGCCGAAGAATTCAAGGTTTTGCACGGACAAAATCCAGGCACTGCTGGACCATGAAATCCGTTCCTGGGAAGAAGCCCTGGACGCTTTTCTGCAAAACCGCGCATCTTGA